AGCATCGATCATTATGGAAGAGATTAATCGCTCTGGAGCGAATGCGGGAGCTTGTCATGCTCAAATGTATACGATGGGTACCCTGCTTCGTCACGGCTCGGAGGAGCAGAAGAATAAATACTTACCTGGCATTGCGGATGGATCGCTGCGTTTGCAGGCTTTCGGTGTAACCGAGCCAAATACAGGAACCGACACAACACAGCTTAAGACAACAGCCATTCGCAAAGGGGATAAATATGTTGTCAACGGACAGAAGGTGTTTATCTCACGCACAGAATACTCAGACCTGATGATTCTTCTTGTACGAACGACACCGCTTGATCAAGTCAAAAAAAGAACGGAAGGGCTGTCGGTGCTGCTTGTTGATCTGCGCGAAGCGGTAGGTAACGGGATTACCATTCGTCCGATCAGGACAATGATGAACCACGCAACAACAGAGCTGTTCATTGAAGATCTAGAAGTCCCGGTGGAGAACTTAATTGGCGAGGAAGGCAAAGGGTTCAAATATATTCTGGATGGTATGAACGCGGAGCGTATTCTCATTGCAGCGGAATGCATCGGTGATGGCTACTGGTTTATCGATCGGGCTACCCAGTACGCAAAGGATCGCGTAGTATTCAAGCGACCGATCGGCCAGAATCAAGGAGTACAGTTCCCAATAGCCAAAGCTTATATTCAGCTTGAGGCGGCCAATCTCATGCGTTTTCGTGCGGCTGAGTTATTTGACGCAGGTGAACCATGCGGCGCTGAAGCGAATATGGCAAAGATGCTATCAGCGGATGCCTCCTGGGAAGCGGCGAATGTGGCGCTGCAGACACATGGAGGATTCGGCTTTGCCGAAGAGTACGATGTCGAGCGTAAATTTAGAGAGACACGATTATACCAAGTAGCTCCGATTTCAACAAACCTTATTCTTTCCTATATTGGAGAGCATGTACTTGGCCTGCCGCGTTCCTATTAATAGGACGAATATAGATTCAAGATGCGAATCCTACAATAGTAAAGAAAAGAGGTGGATCGTATGCTTCCGTTAGAAGAAGTGACGGTGGTTTCGTTAGAGCAGGCGGTAGCAGCCCCCTTTGCTACCCGACAACTGGCCGATTTGGGAGCACGGGTCATTAAGGTTGAGCGACCCCAAACCGGAGATTTTGCCCGACAGTATGATACGACTGTACATGGGCTCTCCAGTCATTTCGTCTGGATTAATCGCTCCAAAGAATCGATTGAGCTGGACTTAAAAAAGGATGATGGGCAGCAAATATTGCTGGATTTGTTGGCAAAAGCTGATGTATTCGTTCAGAATTTAGCTCCCGGTGCACTTGAGAGGCTTGGCTTTAGTCCGGCTGAGTTGCGAAAGAAGTTTCCGCGGCTGATTATTTGCGGTATCTCCGGGTATGGGACGGACGGGCCGTACCGTGACAAGAAAGCGTATGATTTATTGATTCAATGTGAATCAGGTCTTGTATCATTAACCGGCACAGAGGATACACCATCCAAGGTAGGGATTTCTATTGCTGATATTGCAGCAGGTATGTATGCATATACAGGAATTTTGACTGCATTAATCCAACGTCAGAAAACAGGAGAAGGTACGGTATTAGAAATATCGATGCTAGAGGCGCTTGGTGAATGGATGGGCTATCCGATGTATTATGGACATTATGGTGGGGAAGAGCCGAAGCGGACCGGAGCGCGTCATGCGACAATTTATCCGTATGGTCCTTTTGCTGCCGGAGACGGCAAGAGCGTCTTTCTTTCCATTCAAAACGAGCGGGAGTGGATGCAGTTCTGCGAAGTGCTGCTTGAACAGCCCTCCCTTGCCTTTGACCCGCGCTTCAATCTAAACCATAAGCGTGTGAAGCATATGAAGCAGCTTGAAAAAATCATTATGAAAGCATTTCAAGCGCTGTCAGCCGATGAGGCCATCGCGCGATTGGAGAAGGCCAAGATTGCGAATGCGCGGATGAATACCATTCATGAGTTTGTCGATCATCCGCAGCTTGCAGCACGAAACCGCTGGCGGGAGGTACAGACAGAAGCAGGGTCTATTCGTGCGCTTATCCCACCGGTGACGATGGAGGGGGTTGAGGCACAGATGAACCCGGTTCCGCGTGTTGGGGAGCATACGGCAGCCATTCTGGCAGAAATCGGCCGCAACAAAAAAGCGGTACATAAAAGCTAACGAAGAGAAGGGAGGGAGAAAATGTCACTCTGGCGAAGTTGGCTGTTTATTCCTGGAAACCAAAAGAAAAAACTCGAAAAATCTATGACACTAGACGTCGATGTCATCGTATACGATCTAGAAGATGCGGTTCCACTCCAGGAGAAATCTGCAGCAAGAACGCTGGTAGGGCAAATGTTGAAGGAGCGGAACATCCAGAATAGAAACGTGTTTGTTCGCGTTAATGATGTGTCCACGCCTTATTTTATGGATGATATTCAGGAGATGGCGGCTTGCCATATTACGGGCATTATGCTGCCAAAAGTGAGCAAAAAGGAACAGGTTCATCTAGTAGACCACCTGCTGCGTACCGTTGAAGAAAGGCACGGGAGAAAGAGAGGCAGTACAATGATTCTCCCGTTAATTGAAACTGCCGCAGGCCTGCATCATGCTTTTGATATTGCTTGTGCTAGTCCGAGGGTTCATTGCCTGGCGTTCGGCTCCGTAGATTATACGCTTGATATTGGTACACAGCAGTCAAAAGAAGGAACGGAAATTTTGTTTGCTCGTTCCTGGCTCGTTAATGTATCCCGGGCTGCCGGCATCGACCCGCCTATTGACGGAGTATATGTAGACATTCATGATAGGCAGGGGTTGCAGCAGGAAACAGCATTTGTTAAACAATTGGGTTTTCAAGGCAAACTTGCCATCCATCCGGTACAGTATGAGGTTATCAATGCTGAATTCGCCCCGACAAAAGAACAGATTCACAATGCAGAGCGCATCGTAGAAGCATTTGATCGTGCGGTAGAACAAGGTGGTGCAGCGATTGAGGTTGATGGAAAGATGGTGGACTATCCTGTAGCGGTTCAAGCACGCAAAATATTAGATCAGGCGAAAGCGCTTAGGAAGTTAGATGATGGGAAGCAAACGGATATCGGAT
This window of the Aneurinibacillus sp. REN35 genome carries:
- a CDS encoding HpcH/HpaI aldolase/citrate lyase family protein gives rise to the protein MSLWRSWLFIPGNQKKKLEKSMTLDVDVIVYDLEDAVPLQEKSAARTLVGQMLKERNIQNRNVFVRVNDVSTPYFMDDIQEMAACHITGIMLPKVSKKEQVHLVDHLLRTVEERHGRKRGSTMILPLIETAAGLHHAFDIACASPRVHCLAFGSVDYTLDIGTQQSKEGTEILFARSWLVNVSRAAGIDPPIDGVYVDIHDRQGLQQETAFVKQLGFQGKLAIHPVQYEVINAEFAPTKEQIHNAERIVEAFDRAVEQGGAAIEVDGKMVDYPVAVQARKILDQAKALRKLDDGKQTDIG
- a CDS encoding CaiB/BaiF CoA transferase family protein, with amino-acid sequence MLPLEEVTVVSLEQAVAAPFATRQLADLGARVIKVERPQTGDFARQYDTTVHGLSSHFVWINRSKESIELDLKKDDGQQILLDLLAKADVFVQNLAPGALERLGFSPAELRKKFPRLIICGISGYGTDGPYRDKKAYDLLIQCESGLVSLTGTEDTPSKVGISIADIAAGMYAYTGILTALIQRQKTGEGTVLEISMLEALGEWMGYPMYYGHYGGEEPKRTGARHATIYPYGPFAAGDGKSVFLSIQNEREWMQFCEVLLEQPSLAFDPRFNLNHKRVKHMKQLEKIIMKAFQALSADEAIARLEKAKIANARMNTIHEFVDHPQLAARNRWREVQTEAGSIRALIPPVTMEGVEAQMNPVPRVGEHTAAILAEIGRNKKAVHKS
- a CDS encoding acyl-CoA dehydrogenase family protein, translated to MAMKKNAFHEELRQSVRAVCKNYPDEYWRELDVTNSYPEAFVDALTKAGFLAALIPEEYGGSGLSITEASIIMEEINRSGANAGACHAQMYTMGTLLRHGSEEQKNKYLPGIADGSLRLQAFGVTEPNTGTDTTQLKTTAIRKGDKYVVNGQKVFISRTEYSDLMILLVRTTPLDQVKKRTEGLSVLLVDLREAVGNGITIRPIRTMMNHATTELFIEDLEVPVENLIGEEGKGFKYILDGMNAERILIAAECIGDGYWFIDRATQYAKDRVVFKRPIGQNQGVQFPIAKAYIQLEAANLMRFRAAELFDAGEPCGAEANMAKMLSADASWEAANVALQTHGGFGFAEEYDVERKFRETRLYQVAPISTNLILSYIGEHVLGLPRSY